A region of Selenomonadales bacterium 4137-cl DNA encodes the following proteins:
- a CDS encoding molybdopterin-dependent oxidoreductase, which translates to MWANKFPRRTFLKATAATAAAVGVGDVFSIGEWMKQANAAPVTKIPSLCETCSAACGMWVHVKNGRIWKVTGQKDHSQSKGRICARGHAGIAMAYHKDRITHPMKRIADNHFVPITWEQAYGEIAAKLKTVLKEHGPEKVFFSHNPRPTNKFYWPRLMAAVGSSTIQSHHSMCSTGRDVAYKWTTGGMATADIGKTKYIVFLGRNYVEGLSPSTAANMEAAHARGVTMIVVDPRHSNACLFASQWVPIRPGTDLALLLAIANVLLAENLYDKEFVDEWCVGFDEFRQGMKQYTPEWASTMTDIPAETIYAIARGLGNNRPASCIEQGYKAPNGCNYANGTQMFRMVACVNALLGNYGKDGGMKFSNPPKAGSLDAKKYPAPPKPKAARCDGAGIKGEFPLCQTSQGIVHLMPQRALEGKAKAGFLYRINVARNAPGPELLTKGYKALDLLVVCDVKWSETALCAHYILPECCPAEREDLPAVVSSTVTMRTAAIGLVHSECKPLSQIVTEFAGYIGAAKYFNFTQDDVANAIIKPLGVKLDELRVKGTIKVKAPAPKPLSFKTKSKKVELYCKAFADHGFAPVPQWEPPYSKAGKDTFVLIHGKQGFMSHTVTASDPYLLAIARRDGLERLWINADRAQKMGIKDGDLVEVASPQAKGRVRVKVTERVHPEAAYLPAGYGRLVPFLKTGVGFGISPNDFTPSRAEAISGHAMMMEVLVTVRKVGE; encoded by the coding sequence ATGTGGGCCAACAAGTTCCCCAGACGGACCTTCCTCAAGGCCACGGCAGCAACAGCGGCCGCCGTGGGGGTGGGGGATGTCTTTTCGATCGGCGAGTGGATGAAACAGGCCAATGCCGCTCCGGTGACCAAGATTCCGTCCCTCTGCGAGACCTGTTCTGCGGCGTGCGGCATGTGGGTGCACGTCAAAAACGGCCGGATATGGAAGGTGACCGGCCAAAAGGACCATTCCCAGAGCAAGGGCCGCATATGCGCCCGCGGCCATGCGGGCATCGCGATGGCCTACCACAAGGACCGCATCACTCACCCCATGAAACGCATCGCTGACAACCATTTCGTGCCGATAACCTGGGAGCAGGCCTACGGCGAAATTGCCGCCAAGCTCAAAACTGTCCTCAAGGAACACGGCCCGGAGAAAGTCTTTTTCTCCCATAATCCCCGCCCCACCAATAAATTCTACTGGCCGCGCCTGATGGCGGCAGTCGGCTCGTCCACTATCCAGTCCCACCACTCCATGTGCAGCACTGGCCGCGATGTCGCCTACAAATGGACGACCGGCGGCATGGCCACCGCCGACATCGGCAAAACGAAGTACATCGTTTTCCTCGGCCGCAACTACGTCGAGGGCCTTTCGCCGTCTACGGCGGCCAATATGGAAGCGGCCCACGCCCGCGGCGTCACCATGATCGTCGTCGATCCCCGTCACAGCAACGCCTGTCTGTTCGCGAGCCAGTGGGTGCCCATCAGGCCCGGCACAGACCTCGCTCTCCTGCTGGCGATCGCCAACGTCCTCCTCGCCGAGAACCTCTACGACAAGGAGTTCGTCGACGAGTGGTGCGTCGGCTTCGACGAGTTCCGGCAAGGGATGAAACAGTACACCCCCGAGTGGGCCTCGACGATGACCGACATCCCGGCCGAAACCATCTACGCCATCGCCCGCGGACTCGGCAACAACCGGCCCGCCAGCTGTATCGAGCAGGGCTACAAAGCCCCCAACGGCTGCAACTATGCCAACGGCACCCAGATGTTCCGCATGGTCGCCTGCGTCAACGCCCTCCTCGGCAACTATGGCAAGGACGGCGGCATGAAGTTCTCCAATCCCCCCAAGGCCGGCTCGCTCGATGCCAAAAAATATCCGGCCCCGCCCAAACCCAAAGCTGCCCGTTGCGACGGCGCCGGCATCAAGGGCGAATTCCCCCTCTGCCAGACCAGCCAGGGCATCGTCCACCTGATGCCGCAGCGGGCCCTCGAGGGCAAAGCCAAGGCCGGTTTTCTCTACCGCATCAACGTTGCCCGCAACGCTCCGGGCCCCGAACTGCTGACCAAAGGCTACAAGGCCCTCGACCTCCTCGTCGTCTGCGACGTCAAATGGTCCGAGACCGCCCTGTGCGCCCACTACATCCTTCCGGAGTGCTGCCCGGCCGAGCGGGAGGACCTGCCCGCCGTCGTCAGCTCGACCGTGACGATGCGCACGGCCGCCATCGGCCTCGTCCACTCCGAATGCAAGCCGCTGTCCCAGATCGTAACCGAATTCGCCGGCTATATAGGAGCGGCCAAGTATTTCAACTTCACTCAGGATGACGTGGCCAACGCCATAATCAAGCCGCTGGGCGTCAAGCTCGACGAGCTCAGGGTCAAAGGTACGATCAAGGTCAAAGCCCCGGCTCCCAAGCCACTCAGCTTCAAAACCAAATCGAAGAAGGTCGAGCTCTACTGCAAAGCGTTCGCCGACCACGGCTTCGCTCCCGTTCCCCAGTGGGAGCCGCCTTACTCCAAGGCCGGCAAGGATACCTTCGTTCTCATCCACGGCAAACAGGGCTTCATGTCCCACACCGTCACCGCCAGTGACCCCTACCTGCTGGCCATCGCCAGGCGCGACGGGCTTGAGCGGCTGTGGATCAACGCCGACCGGGCCCAAAAAATGGGCATCAAAGACGGCGACCTTGTCGAAGTCGCCTCACCGCAGGCCAAAGGGCGGGTGCGGGTCAAAGTTACCGAGCGCGTCCACCCCGAAGCCGCGTACCTTCCCGCCGGCTACGGCCGTTTAGTCCCCTTCCTCAAGACGGGCGTCGGCTTCGGCATCAGCCCCAACGACTTCACCCCCTCCCGGGCGGAAGCGATATCCGGTCACGCCATGATGATGGAAGTTCTCGTCACCGTCAGAAAGGTGGGTGAATAA
- a CDS encoding nickel-dependent hydrogenase large subunit, whose product MRKIVIDPVTRLEGHLKVEVMAEGGKVVAAEAAGTMYRGFESILAGRDPRDAVYITQRICGVCPVSHATAAAFALDDAFGVQVPTNGRIIRNLILGGNFLQSHIIHFYNLSLPDYVQFPAIAPFTRHYTGDYRLNKETNERLVGNYFKALEIRRKCHEMVALFGGKMPHQVAIIAGGTSMTAQKDKIDAYRKLLAEIAQFVEKEYAEDTRLLANAYSDYFQVGKGPANFLSYGAFPLDDYGRDKLIGAGVYIGGKPAGVDIGKVTEDAAHSWYDKAADGSPDKTATNARYGKAGAYSWVKAPRYGGEVCEVGPLARMWIAGRYTSGVSAMDRIVARTLEAALITKSLANWLDELDPGAPCEAPVEIPYAATGVGLVEAPRGALGHWITVRNHRIERYQAVVPTTWNASPRDAGGKPGALEQALVGLPVPDADNPLAVVRTVHSFDPCLACAVHVITPGKPVGEFKL is encoded by the coding sequence ATGCGCAAAATCGTAATTGACCCCGTAACCCGCCTGGAGGGCCATTTAAAGGTCGAAGTCATGGCGGAGGGCGGCAAAGTAGTGGCCGCCGAAGCCGCCGGCACCATGTACCGCGGCTTCGAATCCATCCTCGCCGGCCGCGACCCGCGCGACGCCGTCTACATCACCCAGCGCATCTGCGGCGTCTGCCCTGTCAGCCACGCCACCGCCGCCGCCTTTGCCCTCGACGACGCCTTCGGCGTCCAGGTGCCGACGAATGGCCGCATAATCAGGAATCTCATCCTGGGTGGCAACTTCCTACAGTCCCACATAATCCACTTCTATAACCTGTCGTTGCCCGACTACGTCCAGTTCCCGGCGATTGCCCCCTTCACCCGCCACTACACCGGCGACTACCGCCTCAATAAGGAAACCAACGAGCGCCTCGTCGGCAATTACTTCAAGGCCCTGGAAATCCGCCGCAAGTGCCACGAGATGGTCGCCCTGTTCGGCGGCAAGATGCCCCATCAGGTGGCCATCATCGCCGGCGGTACCTCCATGACCGCCCAAAAGGACAAAATCGACGCTTACCGGAAGCTGCTGGCTGAAATCGCCCAGTTCGTGGAAAAGGAATATGCCGAGGATACGCGCCTCCTCGCCAACGCCTACAGCGACTACTTCCAGGTCGGCAAAGGCCCGGCCAACTTCCTTTCCTACGGCGCCTTCCCGCTCGACGACTACGGCCGCGACAAGCTCATCGGCGCAGGCGTCTACATCGGCGGCAAGCCGGCGGGCGTCGACATCGGCAAGGTCACCGAAGACGCCGCCCACTCCTGGTACGACAAAGCCGCCGACGGGTCGCCCGACAAAACGGCCACCAACGCCAGGTACGGCAAAGCAGGCGCGTACAGTTGGGTCAAAGCGCCGCGCTATGGCGGCGAAGTATGCGAAGTCGGCCCGCTGGCCCGCATGTGGATAGCCGGCCGCTACACCTCCGGCGTATCCGCCATGGACCGCATCGTCGCCCGCACCCTCGAGGCCGCCCTTATAACCAAGTCGCTGGCGAACTGGCTCGACGAACTCGATCCCGGCGCACCGTGCGAAGCGCCCGTCGAAATCCCCTACGCCGCGACCGGCGTCGGCCTGGTCGAAGCCCCGCGGGGAGCCCTTGGCCACTGGATTACCGTCAGGAACCACCGCATCGAACGCTACCAGGCGGTGGTGCCCACCACCTGGAACGCCTCGCCCCGCGACGCCGGCGGCAAGCCGGGCGCCCTCGAACAGGCCCTCGTCGGCCTGCCGGTGCCCGACGCCGACAACCCCCTGGCCGTCGTCCGCACCGTCCACTCCTTCGACCCCTGCCTGGCCTGCGCCGTTCACGTCATCACTCCCGGCAAGCCGGTCGGCGAATTCAAGCTGTAA
- a CDS encoding hydrogenase small subunit — MRNLSRREFLRLCGATGAALGLTHAIKPEILEAFAGPAGGRPPIVWLQGGSCSGCSVSLLNSVQPEIGKVLTDVISLQFHQTLMAAAGEPAMDVLPAVKKQYAGQYYLIVEGSVSTGDKVMYSTLGERDGKPVSFAEWVKTMAADAKAVIAVGTCATFGGIPAAGSNPAGSKAVSDVIGGVPLINVPGCPIHPDRVLGTLVHAIKYGMPELDHLKRPTVFFGKCVHDLCERRPMFDEGKFATRLSEQGCLYKLGCKGPMAYNDCPTRRYNNNTSWCVAANAPCVACVEPGFPDHTSPFFERMPEYGPAGTPSPQPHQGKIIGGDK, encoded by the coding sequence ATGCGAAATTTAAGCCGTCGTGAATTCCTGCGCCTGTGCGGTGCGACCGGAGCCGCGCTTGGCCTGACCCATGCGATAAAGCCGGAAATCCTCGAAGCGTTCGCCGGCCCCGCCGGCGGCCGGCCGCCCATCGTCTGGCTGCAGGGCGGCTCGTGCAGCGGCTGTTCGGTATCGCTGCTGAACAGCGTACAGCCGGAGATCGGCAAGGTGCTAACCGATGTCATCAGCCTCCAGTTCCATCAGACCCTCATGGCCGCCGCCGGCGAGCCGGCTATGGACGTTCTGCCAGCGGTCAAAAAGCAATACGCCGGGCAATACTACCTGATCGTCGAAGGCTCGGTCTCCACCGGCGACAAAGTCATGTACTCCACCCTCGGCGAACGGGACGGCAAACCCGTGTCTTTCGCCGAATGGGTCAAAACGATGGCCGCCGACGCCAAAGCGGTGATCGCGGTGGGCACGTGCGCCACCTTCGGCGGCATCCCCGCCGCCGGCAGCAACCCTGCCGGCAGCAAGGCCGTCAGCGACGTAATCGGCGGCGTGCCGCTCATCAACGTCCCCGGCTGCCCCATCCACCCTGACCGTGTGCTCGGCACGCTCGTCCACGCCATCAAATACGGCATGCCCGAGCTCGATCATCTCAAACGGCCGACCGTCTTCTTCGGTAAATGCGTCCATGACCTCTGCGAGCGCCGGCCGATGTTCGACGAGGGTAAATTCGCCACCCGCCTGTCCGAGCAGGGCTGTCTTTACAAACTCGGCTGCAAGGGGCCGATGGCCTACAACGACTGCCCCACCCGCCGATACAACAACAACACCAGCTGGTGCGTCGCCGCCAACGCCCCCTGCGTCGCCTGCGTCGAGCCCGGCTTCCCCGACCATACCAGCCCCTTCTTCGAGCGCATGCCCGAATACGGTCCTGCCGGCACGCCGTCGCCGCAGCCCCACCAGGGCAAAATCATCGGGGGTGACAAATAA
- a CDS encoding YbaB/EbfC family nucleoid-associated protein, which yields MFGNMGNMSNMMKKVQKLQADMAKLQEELKTRTLESTAGGGAVKIVVNGEKQILSIKIDPAAADPQDLEMLEDMIMAAVNEALKKVDDMMAQEMGKLTGGMKIPGMF from the coding sequence ATGTTCGGCAACATGGGCAACATGTCCAACATGATGAAAAAAGTGCAGAAGCTGCAGGCCGATATGGCCAAACTGCAGGAGGAGCTCAAAACCAGGACCCTTGAGTCCACCGCCGGCGGCGGAGCGGTAAAAATCGTCGTCAATGGCGAAAAACAGATCCTGTCCATCAAGATCGACCCGGCCGCCGCCGACCCCCAGGACCTCGAAATGCTTGAAGATATGATCATGGCCGCCGTCAACGAAGCGCTCAAAAAAGTTGACGACATGATGGCCCAGGAAATGGGCAAACTCACCGGCGGGATGAAAATACCGGGGATGTTTTAA
- a CDS encoding 4Fe-4S dicluster domain-containing protein: MPRYAMIIDAKKCIGCYACQVACQMQNELGPDNAFIRFEDRETGKYPNPKYVIVPLQCQHCQDAPCVPVCPTTASHKDSNGLTMIDKDKCMGCRRCVAACPYNARTYLKDEGVVQACNLCLSLVKQGEAPACVATCLTKARYFGDLDNPTGEFAKQLAKAKPLRPDFGTRPTLLYII; this comes from the coding sequence ATGCCGCGCTACGCGATGATCATCGACGCCAAGAAGTGTATTGGCTGTTACGCCTGCCAGGTCGCCTGCCAGATGCAGAACGAACTGGGGCCGGACAACGCTTTTATCCGCTTCGAGGACCGGGAAACAGGCAAATATCCGAACCCCAAATACGTCATCGTTCCCCTGCAGTGCCAGCATTGCCAGGACGCTCCCTGCGTGCCCGTCTGCCCCACCACCGCGTCGCACAAAGACAGCAACGGCCTGACCATGATCGACAAAGACAAGTGTATGGGCTGCCGTCGCTGCGTGGCCGCCTGCCCCTACAACGCCCGCACCTACCTCAAAGACGAGGGTGTTGTCCAGGCCTGCAACCTGTGCCTGTCGCTGGTCAAACAGGGCGAGGCGCCTGCCTGCGTCGCCACCTGTCTTACCAAGGCCCGCTACTTCGGCGATCTCGACAACCCCACGGGAGAATTCGCCAAACAGTTGGCTAAAGCCAAGCCGCTCAGGCCGGATTTCGGCACCAGACCGACGCTCCTTTACATCATATAG
- the dnaX gene encoding DNA polymerase III subunit gamma/tau, giving the protein MAYVALYRQWRPQDFDNLIGQEHINTTLKNAIAANKVAHAYLFAGPRGTGKTSTAKILAKAVNCVHGPTPSPCNQCPNCERITAGNSMDVFEIDAASNRGIDEIRDLREAVKFAPVEGRYKVYIIDEVHMLTAEAFNALLKTLEEPPAHVLFVLATTEPHKIPATIHSRCQRYDFRRIPVADIEKRLAVVAADSGLDISAEALRLIALHADGGLRDALSILDQCTALGEGPVGANAVRGLLGLVGHEWIAQLTAAMAARDASAVLLTLEELISLGKDIRQLLLELAQHARSLMLYKAAPEVADLGTYGEDRAVIAAQSALFSHDELVRMIQLLQNAANEAKWTAEPRITAEIALLAVCRRGGESDLAALVERVVALEAALAGGADPRPVRPAPPPPKPRPTPAASAPIQQPASQSASQPAAPETKLSPPEARPAANPGEVWDAVLKELVAGGKRSVHACVSQGDIVSLTDSQATVQFISSFARERSDKDDYRQIVEKSLAQITGHPVKLSCVPAVPQPSAAPTAPVAPAPAGEGHPVLDQALAIFGGKIIKQEKNEEV; this is encoded by the coding sequence ATGGCCTATGTAGCGCTTTACCGCCAGTGGCGGCCGCAGGATTTCGACAACCTGATCGGCCAGGAGCATATCAACACCACCTTGAAAAACGCCATCGCCGCCAACAAGGTCGCTCACGCCTACCTATTCGCCGGTCCCCGCGGAACCGGCAAGACCAGCACCGCCAAAATCCTCGCCAAAGCCGTCAACTGCGTTCACGGGCCCACCCCCTCGCCCTGCAACCAATGCCCCAACTGCGAGCGGATCACCGCCGGCAACTCGATGGACGTATTCGAGATCGACGCCGCCTCCAACCGGGGCATCGACGAAATCCGCGACCTCCGCGAGGCCGTCAAGTTCGCGCCGGTCGAAGGACGCTACAAAGTATACATAATTGACGAAGTACACATGTTAACGGCGGAAGCCTTCAACGCCCTCCTCAAGACCCTTGAGGAGCCGCCTGCCCATGTCCTGTTCGTGCTGGCCACCACCGAGCCGCACAAAATACCGGCCACCATTCACTCCCGCTGCCAGCGGTACGATTTCCGCCGCATTCCGGTCGCCGACATCGAAAAACGCCTCGCCGTCGTCGCCGCCGACAGCGGTCTCGATATTTCCGCCGAAGCGCTGCGCCTCATCGCCCTGCACGCTGATGGCGGCCTGCGTGACGCCCTCAGCATCCTTGATCAGTGCACCGCCCTCGGCGAGGGCCCCGTCGGCGCCAACGCCGTCCGCGGGCTTCTCGGCCTCGTCGGCCACGAATGGATAGCGCAGCTGACCGCGGCCATGGCGGCACGGGATGCTTCCGCCGTTCTGCTGACCCTTGAGGAACTCATATCCCTGGGCAAAGACATCCGGCAACTACTTCTCGAACTCGCTCAGCACGCACGCAGCCTCATGCTCTACAAGGCCGCCCCCGAAGTCGCCGACCTCGGAACATACGGCGAAGACCGGGCCGTTATAGCCGCCCAGAGCGCCCTTTTCAGCCACGACGAACTGGTGCGGATGATCCAGCTGCTCCAGAACGCGGCCAACGAAGCCAAATGGACCGCCGAGCCGCGCATCACTGCCGAGATAGCCTTGCTAGCCGTCTGCCGCCGCGGCGGCGAAAGCGATTTGGCCGCCCTTGTCGAGCGGGTCGTCGCCCTCGAAGCCGCTCTTGCCGGCGGCGCAGACCCCAGACCGGTCCGCCCGGCCCCACCGCCCCCCAAGCCGCGTCCGACCCCGGCCGCTTCTGCACCGATACAGCAGCCTGCTTCGCAGTCTGCATCTCAGCCCGCGGCTCCGGAGACAAAACTGTCCCCGCCCGAAGCCAGGCCAGCCGCCAACCCCGGAGAAGTCTGGGACGCCGTCCTGAAAGAACTCGTCGCCGGTGGCAAGCGCTCGGTCCACGCCTGCGTATCCCAGGGAGATATCGTATCCCTCACCGACAGCCAGGCGACCGTGCAATTCATATCCTCGTTCGCCAGAGAGCGCAGCGACAAGGACGACTACCGCCAGATCGTCGAAAAGAGTCTCGCCCAGATCACCGGCCACCCGGTGAAACTAAGCTGTGTGCCAGCCGTCCCGCAACCGTCCGCAGCCCCGACCGCCCCCGTCGCCCCCGCGCCCGCCGGCGAGGGGCACCCGGTCCTCGACCAGGCTCTGGCGATCTTCGGCGGCAAAATAATCAAACAAGAAAAGAACGAGGAGGTCTGA
- the tadA gene encoding tRNA adenosine(34) deaminase TadA: protein MPNDDYYMELALAEARKAYAIGEVPIGAVLVMDGEVIAAAHNMRETWHDATAHAEIIVIREACRKLGRWRLTGATLYVTIEPCPMCAGALVMSRIDRLVYGSPDYKAGAVESIFNVARNDALNHRAEVLAGVKADECAALMKQFFRERRSKEG, encoded by the coding sequence ATGCCGAACGATGATTATTATATGGAGCTGGCGCTGGCGGAGGCCCGCAAAGCTTACGCCATCGGCGAAGTGCCCATCGGAGCGGTTCTCGTCATGGACGGCGAGGTGATTGCCGCTGCCCATAACATGCGCGAGACGTGGCACGACGCCACCGCGCACGCCGAAATCATCGTTATCCGCGAAGCCTGCCGCAAACTCGGCAGATGGCGGTTGACCGGCGCTACGCTTTATGTGACAATAGAACCGTGCCCCATGTGTGCCGGCGCGCTCGTCATGAGCCGAATCGACCGGCTGGTGTACGGCAGCCCCGACTACAAGGCAGGCGCAGTGGAATCGATCTTCAACGTAGCCCGGAACGACGCTCTCAACCACAGGGCGGAAGTCCTCGCCGGCGTTAAGGCTGACGAATGCGCGGCCTTGATGAAACAGTTCTTCCGGGAAAGACGCAGTAAAGAAGGCTAG